GACACAGAGACAGACAAAGAGGTCTGGCAACGGGACACAGAACGTCACGGACACTACCATGAGCTAATGATGCTTAGGCACAGATTTTACATATTTACAGagagttgttgttgcttgtgttcttatttctttttttttttaatctCTTTTTATAATGGCGTCGGTGATGGTTGGACGTCAAATGTTTCTTGTATAttgctttcttctttttctgttttcttCGCTTACCATAGACGCGGACCAGTCGCGTAATATCTATGGGCATTTGCATGTTTGCGAACCAGAAGGGCACGCTTAACGAGCCGGAGTTTGGACTCTGAAGAATATTTATGTGGAACTCCGAAGAATATTTGTGTGGTTGCATGAATGATGGAAGTTAAAGGCAGCATTTCAAGTGAGGGACAACCACCCACCATTAGACTGGCCTTCGGTTCTCTTATTCACTCTTGAAAATGTCTTCGCTGTAGCTTACAAAAGCTGGTATCATTATATGCATAGAACTTCCAACTCCCTTCCCGACTTCCGTACCTACTACAGTCCAATCCCAAGTATCTCACATCATTAAACCTATCCATTTTCAACCCAGGATAACTATTGCGTGTCCCCTTATTTGACCTTGCTCATGATAGTTTCCGGCCCTCTGACAACGTCCATTTGGGCGGCCCTAGCCTTGACAGCATTCAACATACTTCTCTCAAAATCGTCTCTGGACCTTAACACTGCCTCGACCCAGCTGATCTGCAAATCCCAATACTGGCTCTTGAACTCTGCAAACGCGTCCGGCACCGCCTCTTTATCGACCGTCAACAACTGTAAGAACGGCTCCGACACGCGCCACGTCTCTTTGATGGCATCGCCCACATCGGGGTTCGGCAAGTTGTTGAAGAAGTCAAAGGCAGTCGACAGGTCGTCAAAGATCTTGTCTTGGAAGTTATCTTGCCTGCGGAACTTGGCGCCCTTGTTGCGTACCGATGACAGGTAGCGAATGAGCAGCTCCTCGGCAAAGATCTCGATGAAGATGTCGACGAGCGAGTGGTGCAGCACCATCTTGTAGTCGGACACGTACTCCTCGAAGGTGGCGATCATGCGCGCCATGGCGTTGGTCGTGTACCAGCGGGGGGTGAAGAAGTCGGGCATGACGGTGCGGAAGTCAACTGCGAACACCAGTTGGGCAAATTTGGTCATGCACCACGTGCTCAGGTCGACGTAGCCGTCGCGCAGAGCCGTGATCTCCGTCTCGGCCCGGTCCATGTACTGCGGCGACACGAGCGTGCTGAATTTGCGCCGGAAGTCGGAGAGGTACGCCATCCGGCCTTCGTCCTCGTTGTCATCGATGCAGGCGATTTGGTCGTTGGCTGTCGCCACGAGCCAGTCCTGCAGTGGCTGGAAGCCGTCCAGCTCTGGTTGGCCTTGTGGGGGTTGCACCTCGTACCGCGCGGCTTCGTCCTCGAGCATCTTCTGCCAGGACTGCTGGCGGGTGCGTAAGCGCTGGAACATGGTGTCGATGACACCTTCCACAACATCGGCACGCTTTGAGTTGCCCGCGGCATCGACCTGTTCGCGGAGCATGCGCCACAGATCGACCAGGTTCTTGGTGCGGAAGTATCCATACTCGTCCTGGTCGAGGTTGCCACCCTCGACGTTGCGGTCGACAAAGTCCTTGCACTCTTGCTTGTAGATACGGTCAATCCATTCGTCGAGGaacttgatgatgagggcGCGGAAGTCGCGCACCAGTTCTGCCTCGCGGTTGTCGATCACATGTGGTGTTAGTTCGTCCTGCTTCATTCCCAACTTGGTCATCTTGCGATAGTAAGCCTCAGGCCAGCTGATAATGGCTAAAGTATGTGCCGAGCTGGTCTCCGGGTCGTCAATGAGCCCGATGAGATAGTCATGCATCAAGCCGTGGTAGATAGTAGCCCATGTCTTGAAtatcttccacttcttgggCATAAGCGGCGTCATGCCGATCTTGACGGCGTTCAAGTCGTTGAAGTACCATTTCAAGGACTTGTCGAGCATGTCCGGATCACCCAAGAACTTCTCCTTGCTCTCTTTGAACTGGTCCTCGGCAAAGGTCTTGATAGCCTTCAAAAACTTGTCCTTATAGCCCCTGACCGTCTTGGCGCCGTCGGTTATGCTCTGGAAGCGTGTGGCCATTTCCTTGTGATCCTTCAGCGCTTCTTGCAAGGCCAAAACCCTCTGATCGCTCTTTTCCTCAGCTTCTATTATCAGTGCGAAACGTACGACCAGACTGTTGTTGTCGGCAATAACCAGGTTGATCAAACTCATGGCGACGAGGGTGATATTCACATCAAACCACTCAATGTATTTATCCAGGCGGGAGAAGTAATCCTCTAATGTAGACTGCAGGCCTGGATCGTCACCCCTCTGTATTTGCTCGATGGCATCGTCTCGGATATTACGGAGCTGCGTCAACTCGTAATGAATAGCCAGTAGGTTGGGCATGTTTTCGgggtcctcgtcgtcctcgtttAACATCCTGTCGATAGCGTCCAGGCGCTCGCTGAAAGTCTCGAGGTTGCGGCGCATAGTCTCGACGGCGCCAAAGTTGCGGTGGGCTTGGGACACCAGGTTGATGGTAGCAAAGTCGGTGATCATGTCTTGCGACTCGGAACAAATCTTGTCGATTTTCATCATCTCCTCCTTGATTTGCTGCACCGTCCTTTGCCCGTCAGCCAGGCCGTTCATGCCGGCTTGTGTCGTCTCGAGCTGCTCCCGCAGGCCACTGCGTAGTTGGGAGTCAACAGCTGCCTTTTTCCGCATGAACTCGGCCTTCAGGGTGGTGATCTTGTCGAGATCATCGGGGTGCCGAAGCAGCTCGGCGAGGTTGACGGGCGGTAAGTCCATTTTCGTGTATGTGTGTttgggtgtgtgtgtgtatgtgtatgtgtataTGTATTATTCGCGTAGTGGTGGAAAGTCCGTTGTTGGATATGTTTTGTTTCCCCTTGACGTCGTCTTCGGTGATCCGTAAAGCGTGTTGCCTGGACGGCAAGTCTGCATGTTCGCTTCACCTCATACCATGTCGCGCAATGTGTTCAGCGTAGTTTCTGTCGCAAGGCGGGTCTAAGAAGATGCGGGTGATCCTCTCTAGGTGTTCCGTCGTGGTGTTTGGGTGGTAAAAGTAGTGTAGCGTTTGTTGGCGTTGTGTTTTGTTGCGGCTCCTGCTCCTGACAGGTGGAATGGAATGGCGGTTGACGTTGTGATCATTGGGGGGGAACCGGCGGCGTCGTGGGtaccctagaggtagcggACCCTAGGCAAGTACCTGGCACTAACAGACAGGGGGCGAGCTCCGAAAGGGTACCTTCGCTCTGCTCTGGCGCAAAGTATCTGGAATGCATTTACACGGGATAACGGAAGCTGGCCGATTGGCTTGTGCGCATAGCTGCATATCTGCAACCTTAGTCGGTGTCCTGAGTGTGAAACATAGGTTGGCTGTGCCGAGGACTCTCCGATCAGGggctttgtttactttggtCGTTGGTCTTTTCCTGATAGCTACACCGTAGCAACCGTCT
The Neurospora crassa OR74A linkage group II, whole genome shotgun sequence DNA segment above includes these coding regions:
- a CDS encoding exocyst complex component Sec6, whose translation is MDLPPVNLAELLRHPDDLDKITTLKAEFMRKKAAVDSQLRSGLREQLETTQAGMNGLADGQRTVQQIKEEMMKIDKICSESQDMITDFATINLVSQAHRNFGAVETMRRNLETFSERLDAIDRMLNEDDEDPENMPNLLAIHYELTQLRNIRDDAIEQIQRGDDPGLQSTLEDYFSRLDKYIEWFDVNITLVAMSLINLVIADNNSLVVRFALIIEAEEKSDQRVLALQEALKDHKEMATRFQSITDGAKTVRGYKDKFLKAIKTFAEDQFKESKEKFLGDPDMLDKSLKWYFNDLNAVKIGMTPLMPKKWKIFKTWATIYHGLMHDYLIGLIDDPETSSAHTLAIISWPEAYYRKMTKLGMKQDELTPHVIDNREAELVRDFRALIIKFLDEWIDRIYKQECKDFVDRNVEGGNLDQDEYGYFRTKNLVDLWRMLREQVDAAGNSKRADVVEGVIDTMFQRLRTRQQSWQKMLEDEAARYEVQPPQGQPELDGFQPLQDWLVATANDQIACIDDNEDEGRMAYLSDFRRKFSTLVSPQYMDRAETEITALRDGYVDLSTWCMTKFAQLVFAVDFRTVMPDFFTPRWYTTNAMARMIATFEEYVSDYKMVLHHSLVDIFIEIFAEELLIRYLSSVRNKGAKFRRQDNFQDKIFDDLSTAFDFFNNLPNPDVGDAIKETWRVSEPFLQLLTVDKEAVPDAFAEFKSQYWDLQISWVEAVLRSRDDFERSMLNAVKARAAQMDVVRGPETIMSKVK